The genomic DNA GAGATCACGTTGTGCTCGCCCGGGCCGATCCCGCCGACGATCGTCTCCGACACCCCGAAGTTCAGGTCGACGCCGTGCTTGCGGTTCGGCACCTTGCGGTCGCCCGCCGGGCTGAGGCCGACGATGTTGCCCTGCACGACGGTGCCGTCGGTGTGGTTGTGCCAGAGCCCGACGCCGTGGCGGCCGTTGCCCGAGATGACGTTGCGGTCGGCCGGGGCCGTGCCGCCGATGCGGGTGCCGGGCGCGTCCTGCTCGACGTGGATGCCGTGCCCGATGAGCTGGAGGACCGGGGTGACGTAGGTCGCCGCCGGGTTGGTGCCGACGAAGTTGCCGACGACGACGTTGCCGACGGCGTTGGTGCCGTAGATCCAGAGGGGCCGGCGCACGCCGTAGATGGACAGGCCGCGGATGGTGTTGCCGGGCGAGGTGACCGGGAGGCCGTCGTAGTTCCCCGACCCGTCGCCCTCGACGGCCACCCGGATGACGGCGTTGCTCGCCACCGGGTCGGTGTTGGGCGACGCGTCCGGCTCGGTGTAGCCGTCGATCGTCGTCGGGCCGCTCGTGTCGGAGACGATCGGCAGGCGGGACGCGATGTGGATCACGTGCGGGCCGGTGCCGGCGATGTCGAACCCGATGACGTTGGCGCCGGCCGTCGAGTTCGACTCCTGGATGGCGGCCCGCAGGGTGCAGACGTTGGCCGTCGTGGCGCAGATGCCGTCGCCGAACCGGCGGTCCGACGTGTCGGCCGTGGACGTGACCGTGAACGTGGACAGCGCGGCGACGGGGTCCGCCGGCGGCGTCGTCGCCTCGGCCGACGTCGCCACCAGCTGGAGGTCGCTCGCGGTGAGGCACCCGTCGCCGTCGAGGTCGGACGCCGCCGCCTCGCCCGTGCACGACGTGCCGTCGACGTGGCCGTCCTCCCACCGCATGGCCAGGGTGGTGAGGTCCATGGCGTCGGTGCGGCGGTCGCCGTTGAGGTCCGACAGGCGGGGCTCGCCCCGCTGGCGGGACGACCGCAGCGGGGCGGCGGCCGCCGCGGCCGGGTAGGAGCGGCCGCCGGCGCCGACCGTCAGCCACGTCGACGCCGCCCTCGGCTCGGTGCGGTGGCCGGACGCGTCGACCAGCTCGGCGGCGCCGGCCACGACCTGCACCCGACCCTCGACCGTCGGCGTGATCCTGGCCTGGCCGAGGACGACGGTGCCGGTGCTCGCCCCGCCCTCCCACCACGCGGCCAGCACGCCGCGGTCGTCGAGGTCGAAGACCGACAGGTCGTGGCGGCCCGGCGCGTCCGCCGACACGGCGGCGACCTCCGCGGCCCGACCGTCGACGGTCACGGCCAGCTCGAAGGCGGCCAGGTCGCGCGCGCCGTCGGCCACGACCCACACCGTCGCCGTGCGGCCCGCCTCCGCCACCGGCTCGGCCACGAGCCGCAGCACCGGGGCCGCCGCCCCGGCCGGTGCGGTGCCGGCGGCCGCCGGGCCGGCCGACCCGGCGAGGAACGCGAGAACGACGGCGACCACTGCTGCGACCCGAGTCACATCGACCTACGGTAGGCCGCCGCGCGGTGATCGGACTCTTTTTAGCGGAAACTCGCTGGCCGTCGTCGGAGGGGCGCTCAGTGTGCGCGGACGGCGTGGCGCACGAGCGACGGGAGCCGGTCGAAGCGGGCCTTCATGGACGACGAGCCCATGGCGAAGCGGAACCGGTTCAGGCGCCGGCGGCGGCGCTCGATCACCGTCGTCCCCTCCTCGGAGGGGGTCGGCAGGGCACCGTTCAGCACGAATCGCTCGTGGTACCCGCGGAGGTCGGCGACGAGCTCCGCCAGCTGCCGCTGGGAGGGGTTCAGGTGGCGCACGTCGCCGGCCGGGGCCCGGTCGAGGCGGCGGACGAGGGCGGTGGCCTCGCCGACCCTCGACGAGAACGGCCCGCCGGTCGCCGGGAGGTGGCGGTCGAGGGCGCCGGCCAGCACCTCGACCCACCGCCCGGGGTCGGCGGTCAGGTCGGCGTAGTCGAGGACCACGCAGGGCCGCCCGTCGAGCGAGCGGAGCAGGTCGTGGCAGTAGCGCTCCCACAGCGCGTAGCCGAGGGCGTTGGAGTAGGCGTTCCGCCGCCCCAGCGAGCGCACGACCCCCGCCGGGTCCCGGAACACGGCCACCGCGAGGTCCCGCTCGCCCCGCAGCGCCGACCACAGCCACAGCAGCAGGCACTGCCGGGGGTCCTTCATGAACCAGTGCCGCTCGTACAGCAGGTCGATCAGCGCGTTGGCCTCGCCGTCCAGCGCCGCGGCCAGCTGCCTCGCCCGTTCCGGACCGGGCGGCGGCGGCGGCGCCGACGCCCACCCGCCCAGGCTGGCCAGCACCCGGTCGTGCCACTCGACCACGGGGCGCTGCTCCCAGTACCCGTCGCTGTTGAACCGGTCGGCCGCGAGCATGGTGGACCGGGGGCCGCCGTCGAGCCCCAGCCGGTCGACCACGCCGGCGACCACCGAGGTGCCGGAGCGGTGCATCCCGAGGACGTAGGCGCCCGCGGGCGGTCCGGTGGGGGGCGCGCCGCTCACCTGGCCCCGGTGACGGCGTGGTCGGGCCTCCGAGCCGGCACGCGGACATCGTGCCCGGAATCCGGGGGCCGAACCGCCACGTCAGGCCGGGGCGATCGTGAACACGGCGTTCAGCCCGTGCGGCTCGAGGTCGATCTCGCCGTCGAAGGACCAGTCGGCCAGGCGGTGGCGGGCGATCCTCGTCGGCAGCGACCGCTGGAGGCCGGTGCGCACCCAGCTCACCGTCTGGCGGAGCCGGGTGGCCCGGATGCGGCTGTAGCCGACCCAGGCGTGGTCGCCGTCGACGAGCAGCCCGCGGCACCACCCGGTCACCGACTCCGACGAGCCGGGCACGTCGAGGCGGACCCGGTCGACCACCTCGAGCGTCTCGGGGTCGGCCACGACCACGGTGCCGTCGACGGTCGTGAAGTGGACGAGGCCGCCGTGGACGACGCCGTCGTGCACCCGCTCGTCGCCGATCACGATCCGGCGCCGGTGGTCGTCGAGGCAGACGGCGTCCCTCAGCTCGAACCGGGTCACCCAGGCCTCCTCGCCGACGAGGAACACGTGGTTCGGGTGGGCCCGGTGGGGCTTCAGGTCGACGCCCATGCGGTAGTCGACGTCGGGCGAGAAGCGCTCCCACGGGTCCTCGCCGAGCACGTTCCAGATGCGCTCGACCCGGCCGTCGAGGGTGACCTCGAGCACCATCTCCAGCCCGGAGTTGGCGACCAGCACGGTGCCCCGGTCGGTGGGCAGCACGTGGTGGACGTCGTTGAACACCGGCAGGGAGAGGTGGTGGAGGACCTCGAACCCGGGGACGCCGAGCACCACGACCTCGGTCTGGGTGCAGGCGTAGAGCCGGTCGCCGCGCCGGGTGGCCGACTTGAACAACACGGGGTCGCCGGGGGCGCACGTGCCCGGCGGCGACTCGTAGGACGCCGCCGTCGTCACGTCGTCGCCGTCCACCCGCAGGACGATCCCGCGGGCGTAGCCGTACCAGTCGCCGCCCTCCAGCAGCGACCGGGGCGCCCGCTGCTGCCCGCCGACGACGTAGAGCGACGGCGCCGGCGTCACGCCGGCCACGCGAGGTCGCGCCCCAGGTAGGCGGCGAGCGCCTCGTTCCACGGCCGGTAGTGGTCCCGGAGGCCGGCGGCGACGGCCGGGTCGACGGGCGCCGGGTCGGCCCGCATGTCGTTGCGCCCGGGCTCCGCGTCGTGGGGGGTGAGGCCGAGGAAGGCGTGCACGCCGGCCAGCACCGGCCCGGGCGCCTCGTACAGGTCCTCGGACCGCAGCACGCACACCCGCTCGGGCGGGAAGGACTCGTGCAGGCGGCGCAGCTGGTCGACGTAGTGGCCCCTCGCCCGGTACGAGAAGTGGCGCCACGCGAAGCTGACGTAGCGCTCGTCGGCCAGCAGGCGCTCCTCCTCGCCGGCCAGGCGCCCGTCCTCCAGGGCGAGCGCCTCGGCGAAGGACGTCACCGGCTCGTAGCCGAGGCGCACCTCGTGGGCGTGGTGGGACCGCGCCCGCCGCACCGGGTCGCGCAGCAGGACGATCACCCGCACGCCGGGCACGTCGGCGGCCAGGCGGGCGATCGCCCTCGGGTGGAACACGTAGCCGGGGCTGGCCTCGCCGGTGATCACGCCGGGTCGGGCCGGCGCCGGGAAGAAGCCGGGGTAGGCGCGGCGCCCGGCGTGGTACCGGTCGTCGAAGTGATGGATCTCCTTCGTGATGGCCGGGACCACGTCCGGGTGCCGGACCAGCTCCTGGTACAGGAACGTCGTGCCGGCCTTCTGGGCCCCGACGACGACGAACGCCGGCCGCATGCGGGCGGGCCGGGCCGCGGCGCGGGCCGCCGCCAGCCGCCACGCCAGCGCGTCGCGGCCGGCGATGAGTGACCGCTTGGCCGCCGGGCCCGTGACGGGCGCGAGTGCTCGCCGCACCGTCCGCTCGATGGTCACCGGTTCGCCTCCACCTCCGGCCGAGCGGGCTACCCCCGCCCCGTCCCGCTATCCCCTGCGCTCGCCGGTGGGCCGGGCCGTGGCCGCCGCCGTCGGCCGCCCCGGCGCGGCCGCCCGGCCGCGGTCCGGCCGCCACCAGTGGCGGTTCCTGCTGCCCGAGCCGGGCGGCGGGCCCGACCGCCCCGCGCTCGTGCTCGGCGGTGGGCCGGTCGACGCGGAGGCGCTCCTCGCCATGGGGGCGGCGACCGCGGTGGTCGACGCCGTGCCCGGCGAGCCGGTCCTCGCCTGCCTGGTCGGCCTGGCCGGCTCGGAGGCCGACGCCGTCGCCGCCCTGCCCGCCGTGCGCGAGGGCGGCGTGGCGCTCGTGGAGGTGGACCGCAGGGCGCCCGGCGGCCGCCGGCTGACCCCCGGCCGGCTGGCCGCGAAGGCGAGGGCCGCCGGCCTGGAGCCGGCCGGCACGTGGCTCGCCGCGCCCGACGTCCACCGGCCCCGCCGCTACGTGCCGCTCGAGGGGCCGGAGGCCCTGCGGTGGTACCTCGGCTCGCTGTTCGTGCCGTCCACGGCCCGCACGGCGGCCGTGCGGGTGGCCGGCGGGGTGCTGGCCAGGGCCGGGCTCATGGGCGCGGTGCGCTGGCTGGCGCCCCACTACTGCATGCTCCTGCGCCGGGGCGGGAGCGGGCCGCCCCGGCCGGCCGCGCTCGGTGCCGTCCGGGCCGCCGGCGCCGGGGAGCCGCTGCGCACGCTGGTGCTCACGAGCGGCCAGGACGCCGCCAGCCGCGTCGTCCTCCTGCCCTTCCGGGAGGGGGAGCGGGAGCCGGTGGCCGTGCTCAAGGCGGCCACCCTGCCGGCCGGCAACCGCGACACCGAGGCCGAGCTCGACCGGCTCCTGGCCCTGCGGGAGCCGCTGCCCCGGTCGATCGGCGCCGCCCTGCCCCGCCCGCTCGGCACCGGCCGCCTCGGCGAGCTGGCCGTCACCGCCCAGACGGCGGCGCAGGGCCAGGCCATGGACCGGGCCTGCGGCCTGCTCGGCGCCGGCCGCCTCCGCCGCGACCGCGACCTGCGCCTGGCCGTCGCCTGGGCCACCGCCTTCCAGCGGGCCACGACCGCCCGCCGGCTGGTCTGGGACGGCGCCGTGGCCGACGACCTCGTGGTCGGCCCGCTGCGCCGCCTGGTCGCCTCGTACGACCCCGAGGGGGGCGACGGCCTGGTGCACGCGGCGGCCGCCTGGTCGGCCGCCGCGGACGGCACCGAGGTGCCCCTCGTCGCCCAGCACTTCGACCTCGCCCCCTGCAACCTGTTCCTCGCCGGCCGGCGGGTCACCGTGCTCGACTGGGAGCTGAGCGAGGCCAGGCGGGCGGTCGGCACCGGCCTCCCCGTCGACGTGCTCGCCCTCGTCACGTTCTGGCTGTTCCAGGCGTGCGGGGCGTCGTCGGTCGACGAGGAGGCCGCCCTCGTGGCCCGGCTGGTGGGCGCGCCCGGCCGGGGCCGGGGCCCGGTCGCCACGGCCGGCCGGGCCGTCCACCGCTGGTGCCGCGACCTCGG from Acidimicrobiales bacterium includes the following:
- a CDS encoding right-handed parallel beta-helix repeat-containing protein, whose product is MVAVVLAFLAGSAGPAAAGTAPAGAAAPVLRLVAEPVAEAGRTATVWVVADGARDLAAFELAVTVDGRAAEVAAVSADAPGRHDLSVFDLDDRGVLAAWWEGGASTGTVVLGQARITPTVEGRVQVVAGAAELVDASGHRTEPRAASTWLTVGAGGRSYPAAAAAAPLRSSRQRGEPRLSDLNGDRRTDAMDLTTLAMRWEDGHVDGTSCTGEAAASDLDGDGCLTASDLQLVATSAEATTPPADPVAALSTFTVTSTADTSDRRFGDGICATTANVCTLRAAIQESNSTAGANVIGFDIAGTGPHVIHIASRLPIVSDTSGPTTIDGYTEPDASPNTDPVASNAVIRVAVEGDGSGNYDGLPVTSPGNTIRGLSIYGVRRPLWIYGTNAVGNVVVGNFVGTNPAATYVTPVLQLIGHGIHVEQDAPGTRIGGTAPADRNVISGNGRHGVGLWHNHTDGTVVQGNIVGLSPAGDRKVPNRKHGVDLNFGVSETIVGGIGPGEHNVISGNDDSGVEVSHTSLTTDNDVIGNYIGTDLTGRAIPGYSANLNIGVYMEDGVTDNVIEQNVIAGNAKGAVHILNGGENGVSTGNVIRDNHIGEAADGTPLPSPRAAIVITASGNTIGPGNRIVHHGGPGIRLIEAGALHNTFTANDMYDNGSIGIDLGPYGITANDVGDVDSGPNDLLNFPVVVTATTTTFSGTACANCTVELFVAATGTYRSGADYVTTTTADGSGSWSVANPGVAAGVSVTPTATDGLGNTSEFGAPKAVTTSRS
- a CDS encoding sulfotransferase domain-containing protein, encoding MTIERTVRRALAPVTGPAAKRSLIAGRDALAWRLAAARAAARPARMRPAFVVVGAQKAGTTFLYQELVRHPDVVPAITKEIHHFDDRYHAGRRAYPGFFPAPARPGVITGEASPGYVFHPRAIARLAADVPGVRVIVLLRDPVRRARSHHAHEVRLGYEPVTSFAEALALEDGRLAGEEERLLADERYVSFAWRHFSYRARGHYVDQLRRLHESFPPERVCVLRSEDLYEAPGPVLAGVHAFLGLTPHDAEPGRNDMRADPAPVDPAVAAGLRDHYRPWNEALAAYLGRDLAWPA